The Sesamum indicum cultivar Zhongzhi No. 13 linkage group LG6, S_indicum_v1.0, whole genome shotgun sequence genome has a segment encoding these proteins:
- the LOC105165145 gene encoding probable calcium-binding protein CML18 — MGSKEAAVKLDDEQIADLREIFRSFDRNNDGSLTQLELGSLLRSLGLKPSPDQLEALIQKADTNSNGLVEFSEFVALVAPDLLPAKSPYTEEQLKHLFRMFDRDGNGYITAAELAHSMAKLGHALTAEELTGMIREADTDGDGRISFQEFSQAITSAAFDNSWA; from the coding sequence ATGGGCAGTAAGGAAGCGGCGGTGAAGTTAGACGACGAGCAGATAGCCGACCTGCGAGAAATTTTCCGGTCGTTCGACAGAAACAACGACGGCAGCCTGACGCAGCTCGAGCTGGGATCCCTGCTGCGATCGCTCGGGTTGAAGCCCAGCCCTGATCAGCTGGAGGCGCTTATTCAGAAGGCGGACACGAACAGTAATGGGTTAGTGGAGTTCTCTGAGTTCGTGGCGCTGGTGGCGCCGGACCTCCTGCCGGCGAAGTCTCCGTACACAGAGGAACAGTTGAAGCACCTGTTCAGGATGTTTGATAGAGATGGGAATGGTTATATCACTGCGGCCGAGCTGGCCCATTCCATGGCTAAGCTCGGGCATGCGCTGACGGCGGAGGAGCTGACCGGAATGATAAGGGAGGCGGACACTGACGGCGATGGGAGGATAAGTTTTCAGGAGTTTTCCCAGGCGATTACTTCTGCTGCCTTTGATAATTCTTGGGCTTGA
- the LOC105165146 gene encoding dolichol phosphate-mannose biosynthesis regulatory protein codes for MELADRAVGLLLSVISLSIFTYYTFWVIILPFVDSDHFVHKYFLPQEYAILIPVYAGVGLICFLSVFIGYVMLKSKKKKA; via the exons ATGGAACTAGCAGATAGAGCAGTTGGCTTGCTTTTGTCGGTCATTAGCTTGTCAATATTCACTTATTATACCTTCTGGGTTATAATCCTG CCTTTTGTTGACAGTGACCATTTTGTGCACAAGTACTTTCTGCCTCAGGAATACGCCATTCTCATTCCCGTATATGCTGGTGTGGGACTCATCTGCTTCCTTTCTGTGTTTATTGGATATGTGATGCtcaaatccaaaaagaaaaaggcatgA
- the LOC105165147 gene encoding syntaxin-22, with protein sequence MSFQDLGSGRGSGSRRGFVNGKQDPTQAVASGIFQINTSVSTFQRLVNTLGTPKDTPELREKLHKTRLHIGQLVKDTSTKLKQASEIDHHVEVNATKKITDAKLAKDFEAVLKEFQKVQRLAAERETSYTPFVPQAVRPSSYTASEIDVSTDKSPEQQALLMEAKRQDVLLLDNEIAFNEAIIDERDQGIQEIQQQIGEVNEIFKDLAVLVHEQGTMIDDIGSNIEGAHAATAQGKSQLVKAAKTQRSNSSLACLLLVIFGVVLLIVIIVLAA encoded by the exons ATGAGTTTTCAAGATCTAGGATCTGGTAGGGGCAGTGGGTCCCGGAGGGGGTTTGTAAATGGGAAGCAGGATCCCACCCAAGCGGTGGCCTCAGGAATATTTCAAATCAACACGTCGGTTTCCACCTTCCAACGCCTCGTCAACACCCTCGGTACCCCTAAGGACACACCTGAGCTTCGTGAAAAGCT GCATAAAACGCGCTTACATATTGGACAATTGGTGAAGGATACGTCAACGAAACTTAAGCAAGCTAGTGAAATAGATCATCATGTTGAAGTCAAT GCAACCAAGAAAATAACAGATGCTAAATTAGCAAAAGACTTTGAAGCAGTTTTAAAGGAGTTTCAGAAGGTTCAACGTCTTGCAGCTGAGAGGGAGACATCATATACCCCTTTCGTTCCCCAAGCAGTACGGCCTTCTAG CTATACAGCAAGTGAGATTGATGTAAGCACAGATAAAAGTCCAGAGCAACAAGCTCTTCTTATGGAAGCAAAAAG ACAAGATGTTTTGCTATTGGATAATGAGATTGCTTTCAATGAGGCTATAATAGATGAAAGGGATCAGGGAATACAAGAAATACAACAGCAAATTGGTGAAGTTAATGAGATTTTCAAGGACCTCGCCGTATTGGTTCACGAGCAAGGAACTATGATTG ATGATATTGGCTCCAACATTGAGGGTGCTCATGCTGCGACTGCTCAGGGAAAATCCCAACTTGTCAAAGCAGCTAAGACACAAAGGTCAAATTCGTCTCTG GCTTGCTTGCTACTAGTGATTTTTGGCGTTGTGCTTCTCATAGTAATTATAGTACTTGCTGCGTAA
- the LOC105165340 gene encoding mitogen-activated protein kinase kinase 10, with protein sequence MTLVRERRQQQALRLTLPPPSLSLNPSPVSSSSSTSSSPGIGALSDLKKLSVIGRGNGGTVYKVSHMQSGVVYALKVVRFHEDMGSVTREAEILQRVDSSEYVVRCIGVFNDGFSEIDGRGGDLCFLMEYMDVGSLHDILCRKKRLPEHAISGITRSVLRGLQYLHGLEVVHRDIKPSNLLVNTRGEVKIADFGASWLVSACGDRTTTCITTNVDACKGTCAYMSPERMDPERWDVGDCCDGYAGDVWSLGVVAMECYVGHFPFVGPGEKFDWVTLMCAICFGENVESAVKMASPEFESFCGRCLERDWRKRGTVEELLVHPFLHKFDTNGVEDLLYCIDSSD encoded by the coding sequence ATGACTTTGGTGAGAGAAAGAAGACAGCAACAAGCCCTGAGGCTGACGTTGCCTCCACCAAGTCTTTCGCTCAACCCGTCCCCGGTGTCATCATCAAGTAGTACGTCGAGCTCGCCGGGCATTGGTGCCCTTTCGGACCTCAAGAAACTTTCAGTCATCGGACGTGGGAATGGTGGCACGGTTTATAAGGTCTCCCATATGCAAAGTGGTGTCGTTTACGCGTTGAAAGTCGTCCGGTTTCATGAAGACATGGGATCCGTTACACGTGAGGCGGAGATTCTGCAGAGAGTTGATTCATCAGAGTATGTTGTGAGGTGCATCGGAGTATTCAATGACGGGTTCTCGGAGATTGATGGTCGAGGAGGTGACTTGTGCTTTCTGATGGAGTATATGGATGTTGGATCATTGCATGATATATTGTGCAGGAAGAAGAGATTGCCAGAGCATGCCATTTCTGGCATAACACGCAGCGTCTTGCGAGGGCTGCAATATCTACACGGGCTTGAAGTAGTCCATAGAGACATAAAGCCATCAAATCTATTGGTGAACACAAGAGGAGAGGTGAAAATAGCCGATTTTGGGGCCAGTTGGCTAGTGAGTGCTTGTGGAGACCGCACAACAACGTGCATCACTACCAACGTCGATGCATGTAAAGGAACATGCGCGTACATGAGCCCCGAGAGGATGGATCCCGAGAGGTGGGATGTCGGAGACTGCTGCGATGGCTATGCCGGGGACGTGTGGTCGCTCGGGGTGGTGGCTATGGAGTGCTACGTCGGCCATTTTCCATTTGTCGGCCCGGGCGAAAAGTTTGATTGGGTCACACTAATGTGTGCCATTTGCTTCGGAGAGAATGTGGAGAGTGCGGTGAAAATGGCATCACCGGAGTTTGAGAGTTTCTGCGGAAGGTGTTTGGAAAGGGACTGGAGAAAGAGAGGGACTGTGGAGGAACTTCTTGTTCACCCTTTTCTTCACAAATTTGACACTAATGGTGTAGAGGATCTTCTGTATTGCATCGATTCAAGTGACTAA